In the Pelagicoccus albus genome, GGAGGACAGGATGGCTGCCAAAACATCTGGAAGCTTTTCCACGTAGGCGTCTTGAGTTGGAATGCTAAATGCCACGCCCAGACTGATTGCCACGATTAGCATTGAAGTCTGGTTAATGCCTGCCTCGACGATCATGCGAAGTCCCGCCACTGCGATCATGCCGAATAGCACTAGAGTTACGCCACCCAGAACCGGGCTTGGCATTACGCTGAAAATGAGCCCGGTTTGAGGCATAAGACCGGTGATTATCAAAATTGCAGCGACATAGAAGCCGACCTGGCGGGAGCCAACTCCGGTTAACTGAATGACTCCATTGTTCTGCGAAAAGGTGGCGGTAGGGAACACGTTGAGCAGTGAGGCCAAGGTGCTAGTGATCGCGTCGGAAAGTATGCCGCCGCGGATACGTTTCCAGAAATCGAGCCCGCTTGTCTTCATTCCGGAAAGACTGGCAGTCGCGGTCAAATCGCCAATGGCTTCGATGGAGGAAACGACATAGATAATCGCGAAGGGGAGCAGAAGCTCCCATTTGAAAGCCAGCCCGTAAGGTAGGATCTTTGGAGCCATTATCCATTTCTCCGTCGAGAACTCAGGCCATTGCATGATACCGAAACTAGCCGCCAGAACGTAACCGAGCAGAATTGAGATTAAGGGAGCGCTCAT is a window encoding:
- a CDS encoding uracil-xanthine permease family protein, coding for MPPLKAGVAAIQQVVAMFVGCITPVLIFSSVVNVEEDARLYMISMALVASGIGTFLQAKRIGGIGSGLLSINGTSFAYVDLLLRAGTEGGIPLACGMALAAVPLQFLLALSLPTLRSIISPLVAGIVVLLIGLDLIPVAGFYIASDLGGDKGWHINAIVAFLVVGTLVFSQLSKRPMVRMSAPLISILLGYVLAASFGIMQWPEFSTEKWIMAPKILPYGLAFKWELLLPFAIIYVVSSIEAIGDLTATASLSGMKTSGLDFWKRIRGGILSDAITSTLASLLNVFPTATFSQNNGVIQLTGVGSRQVGFYVAAILIITGLMPQTGLIFSVMPSPVLGGVTLVLFGMIAVAGLRMIVEAGINQTSMLIVAISLGVAFSIPTQDAYVEKLPDVLAAILSSKVATGGLIAMILSYPLMKRSSAPETEEEEATPASAT